One Nocardia huaxiensis genomic window, CAACTATAGGAAACCGTCAGTCGCCTATGTCGTCCACGATGTCCATGGCCGCCACCTCGGCGGGTCGATCGTCCTCGCTCGCGTTCTCGTCGCGCCGCCGGCGCCGCGTCCACTCCTGGTCGAGTTCGGCCTGGATGCCGAGCCGTCCGGTGTCGTCGTTCTCCCGATTGCGGATGACCAGGTCCTCCGGCGGGTCGGCGATGTAGCGCTCGTATTCGCGGATCTCGTCCTCCTGGTCGTCGTCGCCGAGGTCGTAGTCGAGGTCCGTGTCGATGTCGTCGGTGTCGAAGACCTCGTCCATGAGCTGGTCTTCGTCGTCGGCTCGCCGGTCGTCCATTGCACCCACCACCTGTCCGCGCTGTAGCGCACCAGTAGCTAACCGCTGAGTTCGGATCCAACGCTACCGCCGCGCCCCGGCCCGAGACCAGATTGCCTTGTTTTTCACACGAAAAACGCCCCTCCCGGTTCGGAAGGGGCGTTTCGGCAGTTAACCGGCGAACGTCAGGCGTTGCCGTTGAAAAGGCCGGTGACGGAGCCGTTTTCGAAGACCTCGCGGATGGTCTGCGCCAGCAGCGGGGCGATGGAGAGAACCGTCAGCGTCGGGAACTTCTTCTCCTCGTCGATCGGCAGGGTGTTGGTCACCACGACCTCCTTGGCGCCGCAGTTGGCGAGGCGCTCGGAGGCGGGGGCCGACAGGATGCCGTGGGTGGCGGCGATGACCACGTCGCCCGCACCGGCCTCCTTGAGCACCTTGACCGCGCCGGCGATGGTGCCACCGGTGTCGATCATGTCGTCGATCAGGATGCAGGTGCGGCCCTCGACCTCACCGACCACGCGGTTGGCGACGATCTGGTTGGGGACCAGCGGGTCGCGGGTCTTGTGGATGAACGCCAGCGGCGCGTCGCCCAGGTTGTTGGCCCACTTCTCGGCGACCTTCACGCGGCCCGCGTCGGGGGACACGACGGTGATGTTCTCGAGGGTGTAGTTGTTGCGGATGTGCTCGACCAGCTGCACCTGTGCGTGCATGTGATCGACCGGGCCGTCGAAGAAGCCCTGGATCTGATCGGTGTGCAGGTCGACGGTGATGATGCGGTCCGCGCCGGCGGTCTTGAGCAGGTCGGCGATGAGGCGAGCGGAGATGGGCTCGCGGCCGCGGTGCTTCTTGTCCTGGCGGGCGTAGGGGTAGAACGGCAGCACCGAGGTGATGCGCTTGGCCGAACCGCGCTTCAAAGCGTCGATCATGATCAGGTGTTCCATGACCCACTGGTTGAGCGGGGCCGGGAAGGACTGGAGCACGAAGGCGTCCGAGCCGCGGACCGATTCCTCGAACCGGACGAAGGTCTCGCCGTTCGCGAAGTCGCGGGCGGTCTGGGGGGTGACGTGGACGTTGAGTTCCTTGGCCACCGCCTCGGCGAGCTCAGGATGAGCGCGTCCCGAGAACAGCATCAGGTTCTTGTGATTGTCGGTAGAGAACGCGGTCACGGACGTTCGCCATCCTTTTGCTCGTCGGTTTTCTCGGTGGCCTCGGCGGCTGATTCGGCCGCCTTGGCAGCAGCGGTGCCGGGTCGCTTGCGCTGCACCCAGCCCTCGATATTGCGCTGTGCTCCACCCGACACCGCGAGAGCCCCCGGCGGAACATTTCTACGCAGCACAGTACCTGCTGCGGTATACGCCCCGTCACCCACGGTTACCGGCGCGACAAACATATTGTCGCTTCCCGTTCGCACGTGGTTTCCGATCACAGTGTGGTGCTTGTTGACGCCGTCGTAGTTCACGAACACGCTCGACGCGCCGATGTTGCTGGACTCGCCGATGGTGGCATCGCCCACATAGGTCAAATGCGGCACCTTGGTCTTGGCGCCGATATTCGCGTTCTTGGTCTCGACGAAGGTGCCGATCTTGCCGGCCTCGCCGAGCTGGGTGCCGGGCCGCAGATATGCGAACGGGCCGACATTCGCGCCGGGGCCGATGCTCGACTTCTCGCCGTGCGTGCGGACCACCTTGGCGCCGTCGCCGACGGTCACATCGGTGAGCGTGCAGTCGGGGCCGATCTCGGCGTCCTCACCGATCACGGTGTCGCCCAGCAGTTGTACGTTCGGCCGGATGACGGCGTCGCGCCCGATGGTCACACTGCCGTCGATCCACGTGGTGGCCGGATCGATGATGGTCACACCGGAGCGCATGTGCCGTTCCACGATGTACCGGTTGAGCGTGCGACCCGCGTCGGCCAGCTGCACGCGGTCGTTGACGCCGGTCACCTTGGCCGAATCCACCAGGCGCGCACCGTGAACCGGATGCCCGGCCTCGCGCGCCAGCTTCAGCACGTCGGTGAGGTACAGCTCGTGGCGGGCATTGGCGGTGTCGATGCGCCCGATCATGATGCGCAGCACCGCGGCGTCGAAAACGTATACGCCGGAATTGACTTCGGTGATGGCGGCCTGTTCCGGCGTGGCGTCGGCGTGCTCGACGATCTCCATGACCTGACCGTCGGCATTGCGCACGATGCGGCCGTACCCATTGGGGTCGTCGGGTTCGAAGGTGAGCACGGTGACGGCCGAACCGTCGGAGTAACTGCGGTGCTCGTCGAGCAGCGCGGTGAGCGTATGTCCGTCCAGCAGTGGCACATCCGCGTAGGTCACCAGCAGGTCGCCGGTGAAATCCTCGGGGACCGCGGTGAGCGCGCACTGCACGGCGTGCCCGGTGCCGCGCTGCTCCTCCTGGATGGCGAGCGGGATCTCGCGCCCGAGTTCGGCGGCTTCCTTGCCGACGGCGGTGCCGACTGCTTCCCGGTCGTGTCCGACGACCGTGATCAAATACGCGGGGTCGATCTCGTTCGCCGCATGCAGCGCGTGCGCGAGCATGCTGCGGCCGGCCAGTGGGTGCAACACCTTGGGGGTCTTGGACCGCATTCGGGTTCCGGCTCCGGCGGCGAGAACGACGACGGCGGTCTGCTGTGGCATGGATCTCCCTCGGCTGCCGGTCATCGTGCTGAGTTCTGCTTTGTGCTGGGCCACAGTTGTGCTGGGTCAGCTATGTGCCGGGGCAACGATAGTGCCCCTGCTCGCGAGCTCCGCCGCCAGGACTCGAACCTGAACTAACTGAACCAAAATCAGTGGTGCTGCCATTACACTACGGCGGATCGAACACCGGCGGACCGTACGGTTCGCGCGGGTTACATCATCGGCATGCGCCTAGATACTCGCACACTAGGCCGCCGAAACGCGATTCTTATGCCCGCCCATGTTGGCCCGGCGGGGTGATGCGGCTTCCAGGTCAAGTGTCTGGAACAGTTGTGGTGACAGTCGGGCGATGCGCAGGGAGGCGAGACGATGGCTTCTGGTGAGCCACAGCGGGCGGTCCGGCAGCGGATGACCGGCACGCAGCGTCGCCAGCAATTGATCGAGATCGGGCGGGCGCTGTTCGCCGAACGGGGGTATGACGCGACCTCGATCGAGGAGATCGCGCAGCGGGCGCAGGTGTCGAAGCCGGTCGTCTACGAGCATTTCGGCGGCAAGGAGGGGTTGTACGCCGTCGTGGTGGACCGGGAGATGTCCACCCTGCTCGAGATGATCCGAACGTCGCTGACGCAGAACCGTTCCCGGGTGCGGCTGGAGCAGGTGGCGCTGGCGTTGCTCACCTATATGGAGGAGCGCACGGACGGCTTCCGCATTCTCATGCGCGATCAGCCGGTGTCCGCGGCGGAGGGCACGTACTCGAGTCTGCTCAACGAGGCCGTGAATCAGGTGGCGCACATCCTCGCCGGGGATTTCGAACGGCGCGGATTCGACACCAGTCTGGCCACTCTGTACGCGCAAGCGCTGGTGGGAATGGTTGCGACGGCGGCGACCTGGTGGCTCGACGAGCGGCAGCCGTCCAAGGAAGTGGTGGCCGCGCACCTGGTGAATCTGTGCTGGAACGGTCTGACCCATCTGGAGTCGGACCCGAAGCTGGCGTCGGAATGGCCCAGCGGCAAAGGGCTATCGAACCCATCGGTCTGAAATATTCGGTTCACGGCGCCGGAACTGGACAGTTAGCCCATGAATTGCGGTGGAGGACGGGTCGAATGCTCGAATCGGCTGGCATCCTGCCGTCGGATGGTACGGTTCACCCATCCTACGTGTGCTGTTCGAACTGCGGTGTCGGTCTACTTCGGGATGGCGGTCTACTTCAGGATGGCTGGTGTGATGACAGGCGGATCTGATGGCTAGGCAAGCGCGTGCGGAGATCACCCGCGATTCCGTGCTTGCGGGTGCGGCCGATGTCTTTCTGCGACTTGGCTACGCGAACGCGAGCCTGTCCGAAATCATCGCGCAGTCCAATGTGACCAAGGGCGCCTTGTACTTTCACTTCGGGTCCAAGGAAGAACTGGCCCGCGCGGTGGTCGATCAGGGCAATGAGCGACTGATCAGCGCCTGCCAGGGATTCTTCGATCCGCGCGTGCCCGCGCTCGAGGCATGCATCGGAATCACCTACGTGGTGGCGGATCTGACCATGAACGATCCCATGGTCGGCGCCATGCTGAAACTCACCCATCAGATCGGTGATTACCGCGGCGCGGCCGGCGACAACATCGCCAAGACTTGGGGCGAAACGCACCGTTTGCTCGCCGAACGCGCCATCGCCCAGGGCGATTTGAAGGCGGATCTGGATCCGGAGACCATCGGCCTGCTGCTGCAGGAGATGACGACCGGCGTCCATATCGTCGCCGTCTCAACGGAATCCATCGACCAGATGGCGACCCGCATGGAACGGGCCTGGTTCTTCCTGCTCCCGTCCATCGTCCCGGACGAGAAGGTCGCGTACTTCCGCGAATTCGCGGCGCGACGCCTGCGGCGCTACGTGCAGTAATCCAAACTCTATGGGGTTCTCAGGGGCTTCGCCCCCGAACCCCCATTGATAATCAGGGGCAGGCCCCCGGACCCCTCGAGCCTGGGGCAGGCCCCGAACCTCTTTTCGGGGTCGGGGCCTGTCTCGTTTGAGAACCGGTGTCGCGCTTGCGCTCCCGCGCTTTTCGCGGTTACTTGACGGCGGCCTTCCATTTGGCCAGGGCCTTGTCCAGGAGCAGCTGGGCGTCGGCGGCGTTGTAGTCGTTGCTGTTGGCCGAGTACTCGAACAGCCAGAAGCGGTCGCCGTCGTAGGCGATGTAGCGCAGCGCCTTGGCCTGGCCGGTGCCGACCACGGCGGTGAGTTCGTAGCCGACCAGGCCGTCACCGATGGTGGTGGTGTCGATCTTCTTGTAGGTGAGGCGCATGTCCTCGTAGAGCACGACCGGGCATTTGGTGAACGTGTCCTTCTCCCGGTCGAAGTCGTTCTTGGCCTGGGCGGCGGTTTCCAGCTGGGCCACCGTCTTCACCTTCGCGCCGCCGCTGGAGCCGCTGCGGCTGAACAGGGAGCGGCCCTCGAGGATCGGGTCGTAGTCGACCGGGGTCGCGTATTGGCGTAGGAGCGTGGTGCATTCGGGTGATTCGCCCGACGTCTTGTTCGGGTCGTCGGTTTCCTCGTCCTTCGGCTCGGTCTTCACCTTCCAGCCGACCGGCAGATCCGACTCGGCCAGCACCATGGCATTCAGCTGCGCCTGCGTGGTGGTGCCGGACCCGCTCGTGGTGGTCGACGCGGCGGTGCTGCCCGCAGGCGTGGAGGTTCCGGGCGCGGCCTGCTCGTCGTCGCCGCCGGTCATCACCAGCGCCACGACCACACCCACCACCAGCACCAGCACGACGACCAGCGACAGCACCAGAATCAGCCGATTCTTGTTGGGCGGCACCGGCTGTGGCGGGAACTGCTGTCCGGGGTAACCCTGCTGCGGCGCGAACTGCTGCTGGGGAGCGAACTGCTGCTGCGGCGCGAAGCCTTGCTGCGGGTGGTACTGCTGCTGGTCGGGCGTGAAGCCGGGCTGCGGGGCGTACTGCTGCTGCGGCGGGTAGCCGCTCTGCGGTGGCGCGAATCCTTGCTGTTGCGGATCGAATCCGGGCTGCGGCGTGCCGTACTGGCCATAGCCTTGCTGCGGTTGACCGGCGGCGGGCTGCCAGCCGCCGTACGGGTCGGGCTGACCGTTGTTCGGCGGCATGGGCGGTTGTGTCATGGCATCCCTCGGCCCGGATTGTCGCGGTGTCAGCGGGTCGAATCCCCGGGCGCCGTCCCCCCGCCGCGACAATTGTTAGCACAGCCCGAGCCGTGAACTTCACCTGTCATCGGGTAGCACTAGACTCGGTTGGCCGTCCGAATCACTGCTCTGTGCTCAGGAGTCTGCCCCATGCCCACGCATCGTCCACCTCTGGCGGGACTGGCCGCGGTGGCCGGTGCCGATACCGCTCTGCGGCAGGTCACGAACCTGATCGGGCGCGATTCGGCCATGCTCGTCGCACCCTCGGCCGTGCGGCCGTTCGTGGCCGCGAGCATTGCCGGGCAGAAACCGCTCGTGGTCGTCACCGCCACCGGGCGCGAGGCGGATGACCTGACGGTCGAGCTCACCGAGATCCTCGGTGACACTGTTGCCCTGTTCCCCTCGTGGGAGACGCTGCCGCACGAGCGCTTGTCGCCGGGCGCGGACACGGTCGGCAAGCGATTGCAGGTGCTGCGGCGGCTGGCGCATCCGCAGGATCCGGTCCATCCCGAGCCGCTGCGCGTGGTCGTGACCACCGTGCGCTCGCTCATGCAGCCTATGGCGCGCGGGCTGGGCGATATCGAACCCATCGTGCTGCGCGCCGGGGCCGAGTTCGACTTCGACGAATTGCTCACGCGCCTGGTGGAATTCGCCTACGAGCGGGTCGACATGGTCGGCAAGCGCGGCGAGTTCGCGGTGCGCGGCGGCATCCTCGACCTGTTCCCCTCCACCGCGGATCATCCGGTGCGCGTGGAGTTCTGGGGCGACGAGGTGTCGGAGCTGCGCGCCTTCTCCATCGCCGATCAGCGCTCCATCACCGATGTGCCGGTGGATCTCGTAGTGGCCCAGCCGTGCCGGGAACTGCTGCTCACCAACGACCTTCGCGAGACCGCCGCGCAGGTCGCCGCCGAGAATCCGGCCGACGCCGCGCTGGTGGAGATGCTGGAGAAGATCGCCCAGGGCATCCCGGTCGAGGGCATGGAAGCCCTGCTGCCGGTGCTGCAGCCCGGCGAGCTGCAACTGCTCACCGATGTGCTGCCCGCGGAAACCCATGTGCTGCTGTGCGATCCGGAGAAGATCCGCACCCGCGCCGCCGA contains:
- a CDS encoding TetR/AcrR family transcriptional regulator, translated to MARQARAEITRDSVLAGAADVFLRLGYANASLSEIIAQSNVTKGALYFHFGSKEELARAVVDQGNERLISACQGFFDPRVPALEACIGITYVVADLTMNDPMVGAMLKLTHQIGDYRGAAGDNIAKTWGETHRLLAERAIAQGDLKADLDPETIGLLLQEMTTGVHIVAVSTESIDQMATRMERAWFFLLPSIVPDEKVAYFREFAARRLRRYVQ
- a CDS encoding TetR/AcrR family transcriptional regulator codes for the protein MTGTQRRQQLIEIGRALFAERGYDATSIEEIAQRAQVSKPVVYEHFGGKEGLYAVVVDREMSTLLEMIRTSLTQNRSRVRLEQVALALLTYMEERTDGFRILMRDQPVSAAEGTYSSLLNEAVNQVAHILAGDFERRGFDTSLATLYAQALVGMVATAATWWLDERQPSKEVVAAHLVNLCWNGLTHLESDPKLASEWPSGKGLSNPSV
- a CDS encoding ribose-phosphate diphosphokinase, translating into MTAFSTDNHKNLMLFSGRAHPELAEAVAKELNVHVTPQTARDFANGETFVRFEESVRGSDAFVLQSFPAPLNQWVMEHLIMIDALKRGSAKRITSVLPFYPYARQDKKHRGREPISARLIADLLKTAGADRIITVDLHTDQIQGFFDGPVDHMHAQVQLVEHIRNNYTLENITVVSPDAGRVKVAEKWANNLGDAPLAFIHKTRDPLVPNQIVANRVVGEVEGRTCILIDDMIDTGGTIAGAVKVLKEAGAGDVVIAATHGILSAPASERLANCGAKEVVVTNTLPIDEEKKFPTLTVLSIAPLLAQTIREVFENGSVTGLFNGNA
- the glmU gene encoding bifunctional UDP-N-acetylglucosamine diphosphorylase/glucosamine-1-phosphate N-acetyltransferase GlmU, whose translation is MPQQTAVVVLAAGAGTRMRSKTPKVLHPLAGRSMLAHALHAANEIDPAYLITVVGHDREAVGTAVGKEAAELGREIPLAIQEEQRGTGHAVQCALTAVPEDFTGDLLVTYADVPLLDGHTLTALLDEHRSYSDGSAVTVLTFEPDDPNGYGRIVRNADGQVMEIVEHADATPEQAAITEVNSGVYVFDAAVLRIMIGRIDTANARHELYLTDVLKLAREAGHPVHGARLVDSAKVTGVNDRVQLADAGRTLNRYIVERHMRSGVTIIDPATTWIDGSVTIGRDAVIRPNVQLLGDTVIGEDAEIGPDCTLTDVTVGDGAKVVRTHGEKSSIGPGANVGPFAYLRPGTQLGEAGKIGTFVETKNANIGAKTKVPHLTYVGDATIGESSNIGASSVFVNYDGVNKHHTVIGNHVRTGSDNMFVAPVTVGDGAYTAAGTVLRRNVPPGALAVSGGAQRNIEGWVQRKRPGTAAAKAAESAAEATEKTDEQKDGERP